The genomic interval CGAAAAGCATCTGCGACGAGCAATCGATTCTCGATCGGCAACCACAACAGTTCTTGCGGTGCAAATTCCAAGTCGACCATGCCGAGCGGTTTTAGTTGCAAAGTCGGCTCACGGTCGATGTGTAAGAACGTGATCCGTCGCGACCACAACGAGGACACCGCGATCGTTTCGCCATCGTCGGCAACGATCGCACTGACCGGATATTGAGCCACCGTCGCTTGCGAGGCGATCGAGACGTTCCGACCATCAACCCGAAGCACCTTGACAGCGTGCTCATCACGATCGACCACCAAGCAGAATTCGTCGTTCAAGGGCGTCAAATCGCTGAGTCGTTTTCCGACGGGCACCTCGTTGACCACACTTCGGCTGGCTGCATCAATCACTGAAACCGTGCCTGTGCGTTCGTTCGCCACGAGCAACACATTCTGCATCGCAACCAAACCGGCAGGGCGTCGCAATTGTGCTGGCGGTGCAAAACTGGTTTTCGGATCGGCTTTCTTCAACGGTTTGATGCGGATGTTACGGTACGAGGCTTCCGCAGGCGCTCCACCGTGAATTTGTAATGCAATCTTGCCGGTGAGAGGAATCGCTTTGTCGTCTTCGGTGTAGTCGACGGTTTGCACACCGTTGACCCAAATCTGAATTCGTGGCCCTTCGCAGCGGATGACCAATTCGTTCCAACCGTCAGATTTCAATTTCTTCAACAGTGGTTTTTGTTCGCCGAGCGCCAGGAATTTCCGCCGTCGCGATTCGTCGTACAAAGCCCCCCAGATGCACTCGTTCGGAGTGAATCCGATGTCGCATTGATACCCCACGACTTCATGATGACCGTGAATTCGCTGGCTCCGAAACTGCACGCCGGCGTTTTTTCCCTCGCCAACGAGCTTGGCTTCCAAACGCAACTCGAAATCTTCGAAGTTCTTTTTCGTGCAAAGAAACTCGTTCCGTGGGATGCGTTCATCGAGCGTGCCCGCGACGATTTTTCCGTCTGCAACACGGAACGTTTTCTCATCGCCTTCCCAACCGGCGAGCGTCTTTCCATCGAACAGCGGCCGGAACCCATCGTCCTCCGCAGCCAGCGAAGTACTCGTGACCAGCAAAACCAGCAAGGAACAACATAATCGCATAGCGACCCTCAGTGCGCGCATTTCAAGAAAGCCCATCGTTCGACGATACGCCGAGAGCCGTCCGATGACAAGATTGATCGCATCAAAGACTTCTGATCAGCGTGCGATTTTCGAGCGGTGGTGTCTCAGGCGACACGTCGCATTCGGATGAGATCTTCGACGATTTCCACCAATCGCGGGCCTTGAGTATGGAGCGAATAGTGGTCCTCCACGGTTTGCCGACCGGCTTGCCCCAGGCGTTTGCGGAGTTTAGGAGTGCTCATGAGACGCGTGAGACCAGCTTCCCAGTCGGCGGGCGTACGAGCCAGCACACCGGTTTCGCCATGCGTGATGATCTCGCAGTTCACCCCCACCGGACTGCACACCGCCGGAATTCCCAGTCCCATGTATTGCAGGGCTTTGAAGCCGCATTTTCCACGGGTCCAGGGATCATCCGGCAAGGGCATTAGACCGGCATCGAACGTGGCCGTCTCACGGACTTCCACGTCCGGCGACCAGGGCACGAACGTGACCGGTAACCCGTTCAACGTGGAGTAATCCAAACCCGTTTCCGAATCGGAAAGGAACTTGAGTTCCGCTTGATCTCGAAACTTCGCCAGAATCGGAAAGAGTTCGTTTAAATATCGGTTCGTACTTGTGCTGCCAGTCCAACCGATGGTGAATCTTTTTGAGTCCGTCGGTTCGGATGACGTCGGGCGGAGTCGCGGATGGAATACCTCTGTGTCGATGCATGTGGGGACCACCGTCACTTGTGAGGTGTACTCTCCCGCGAAATCGGCAAGGTATTTGTTCCCGCAGACGACGTGATCGGCGGCGTGCATCATGATCTGAAAACGTCGGCCGCGTCGTCCGTCGAGTGTCCCACGATCGTTCAGGAACACGGCATCGTCGACATCGTACACCAACCGCTTCGACGCTCGGCGGAGAATATACAACTCCGCGCGACTCACAAGCCGCTTTTGCAGAAAGACGACATCGAAATTCGACAAGTCGCGGTACTGCCGAAAGCGGGACCATGCCGATCCGGCCAGGAATCGCACTTCGAACCTGTGCCCGGCCGCGGTAAACATTGGCAACATCTGCTCGACACGGAACCGAAAGCTGGCTTTGCCCGGTCTTGTGGCGAGAAACGCGATTCGCAGTGATTTCATGAATCGTCCTTGATTCTACGACGCCGATTTTCGACGCTGCACTTGCCGAACACGGCGGGCCAATCGTCGCCAGATCGGTTGCCAATCGCGATCCGTCAAACCGGATGCCGCGAGATATGCCTGAAGGAATCGCAACCGGACTCCATGCGTGAGTTCGATCGAGGTCTCCGCCCCGACAACGAACCGGGCCAAATTTCGGAGTCGTGCCCACAACGGAACCCGCCACCATTCGGAAACGCCATCCAGGTCGATCACGGCAGATTGCAACCGACCGGCTCGCGGAATGACCATCACATTGCCGGCTTTCAAATCCCGATGGCTGAACCCGGCGGCGTGCAAACGGCCGATGAGTTGCCCCAAAATTTCCGCCGCCTCGCAGAGTTGGCGAGCACGGTCACGGGGGGCGAGTTTCTTCAATCGATCCCCAAGTTGTGTGATGTTCTCGCCACCAACGATCCATTCAGTCACGATGTAAGATGGTTGATCAGGCCGATACCATCGCGGAGTCACCACGGCCAACGGACGAGCCGTCGGAATATCGGCGGCAAGCAGCTTTCTCCCCATCCGCCAAGATCGCAGTGTCCGATTCCCCCGCAAAACGGCGGTCAGGACCTTCACGAATGTCCGACGGTGAACCTGTTTATACGCAACCGACACCATCCGGGAACCGAATGGCATGTCGGCACGTACGACAACCGCCGTCCGCCCGGCTTTGATAATGTCCCGTGTTTGGGCTCGCAACGGCAATTCTGGACAGTCGATCAGCCGAATCAGCACGTCACGCGGCAGATCCGCCGATGCCCGTCCAACGCCCCGACTCCGCCGCAGATGCACGATCTCGTCGGAGGAACTGCTCGACCCGAGCGGGATCAAACGTCGTAACCTCGAGCGTCTTAAGAACTTGAGACTTGTGGGTCCCCAAGGTGTGGTCATAAAGTTTGTCTCGCGCTTTTCAGCGATAATTGGTGATTCCCCCTGATGGAACCCGTTGATTTTACGAATGTTTCCCAAACGGCCCACCCCAGTTTCCAGAATGCCATGATCTGCCGACAATCCCACAAGATGGGGTAGAATCAGATGCATTCCCCCCGTAGGATTGGGGGTTCCCTAATTTATTTAGATGTCCTTTGCTAGCGAGATTATCAATATGTCGGAAGGTTCGGTTGCAGTTTCCACACCGGATACGGAAACAGTGGAAGCATCTGAGGAGGAGTTGATTTCCCGTGCTCAGATGGCGGTCAGCCAGTGCAATTGGGTTCTCGGCGAATGTGCGGCGGCTTGGACGCAGCGTTATGCTCGCGGTCGTACCGACGCCGATTTTGGTCAAATGGTCGGCTTGAGTAGTGATCAAATCTACCAGCGTCGTCGAGTTTGGGAGACATTTGGCGATGTCTACCAAAACTATTCGCAGTTGAAATGGTCGCACTTTTACGTCTCGCTCAACTGGGATGATGCCCCGGAGTGTCTGCAATGGGCCATCGAAAACGAGGCGACCGTTGCCGAAATGAAGGCTTGGCGACGGGCACTGCGTGGGGAAGATTTGACGCAGGAACCGCCACTCGATTCCTTCGCGGGTGATCCGGCGGCCAGTAAGATGGTCGAGGAATCCCGACCGATCCAAGCACCAGAAGGTTTTGACGCAAACGGTTCCGGTGGCTCGGTTTCCGAACGGGACCAAGACTCCGACCAGCTCGATGCGGCCTACGCTCCGTACCGAAAAGATGCCGGTTCCCCGGGTGAGTCCGAAGAGGACTCCGGCCCGAAAAACTCTGCTGAGAACATTTCGAGTGATCAAATGCTTAAACGCATGACCCGTGCGATCGAGCGGGTTGTGTCCGCACTCACGGATCATCGGTTGGACGAAATGGCGGAACTCCCCGAATCACTCCGGGGCCCATTCATTGATGCCGTCATCGACTTGCAAGACCGGGCCAAACGATTGGGTTTGTAGAAATCGGTCTTCCGAGATTTCTCGCATGCCATGGCCGGTCAGGATGGGTCACGCCGGAGTTTCCACCGGTTGAAAACGGGCGACGAGTTCGCGGGCGGTGCGTAATCCATCGACAGCGGCGGTGACAATTCCGCCTGCGTAACCGGCTCCTTCGCCGATCGGGTACAAACCGCCGATTC from Thalassoroseus pseudoceratinae carries:
- a CDS encoding lipopolysaccharide kinase InaA family protein; this encodes MTTPWGPTSLKFLRRSRLRRLIPLGSSSSSDEIVHLRRSRGVGRASADLPRDVLIRLIDCPELPLRAQTRDIIKAGRTAVVVRADMPFGSRMVSVAYKQVHRRTFVKVLTAVLRGNRTLRSWRMGRKLLAADIPTARPLAVVTPRWYRPDQPSYIVTEWIVGGENITQLGDRLKKLAPRDRARQLCEAAEILGQLIGRLHAAGFSHRDLKAGNVMVIPRAGRLQSAVIDLDGVSEWWRVPLWARLRNLARFVVGAETSIELTHGVRLRFLQAYLAASGLTDRDWQPIWRRLARRVRQVQRRKSAS
- a CDS encoding glycosyltransferase family 4 protein; this encodes MKSLRIAFLATRPGKASFRFRVEQMLPMFTAAGHRFEVRFLAGSAWSRFRQYRDLSNFDVVFLQKRLVSRAELYILRRASKRLVYDVDDAVFLNDRGTLDGRRGRRFQIMMHAADHVVCGNKYLADFAGEYTSQVTVVPTCIDTEVFHPRLRPTSSEPTDSKRFTIGWTGSTSTNRYLNELFPILAKFRDQAELKFLSDSETGLDYSTLNGLPVTFVPWSPDVEVRETATFDAGLMPLPDDPWTRGKCGFKALQYMGLGIPAVCSPVGVNCEIITHGETGVLARTPADWEAGLTRLMSTPKLRKRLGQAGRQTVEDHYSLHTQGPRLVEIVEDLIRMRRVA